One part of the Desulfonema ishimotonii genome encodes these proteins:
- a CDS encoding ABC transporter substrate-binding protein: protein MKKHKGCHPLVNEFKSDMDGGKLSRREFLRYAGLLGVSAAAATQLAGLALPRKVFAASGIQRGGMLRIASPVQKVTHPAQISWTEPSNQLRQVAEYLTWTDGENITHPYLLENWAASDDLKTWTLNLRRGVSFNNGDAFNADDVVFTLNQWLDKNVGSSMLGMMGTYLKATGIEKVGPHQVRLHLDKPEIAVPEHFFHYPALVLNHRTFEGDFIKKPHGTGPYTLEVYAEGERCVVKRREGYWQKGADGKALPYMDGMEFIDMGTEMAPQITALRSGEIDIIDLSRATGVDVYQALKDDPNMNILPIPTARAQVLRMRADVKPWSDNRVRTALKLCQHREKILALAFFGQGLLGHDCHVYPNHPEYCKKPVPKYDPEAAKKLLAEAGYPQGLDVTLTIPTSSPDIVRYAEILKQDATPAGFRITIRTIPDSQYWEKWTEVDLGITSWTHRPLGTMVLNLGYIADADGKPVPWNETRWVDKEFNELVKQANGTLDVEKRREIFCKIEDIQMERGSVGIAYWRNSWFITRKRVQDVPPQSTLLFLFNEVWLKD from the coding sequence ATGAAAAAGCATAAGGGATGCCACCCCCTGGTAAATGAATTCAAAAGTGATATGGACGGCGGCAAACTCTCCCGCCGGGAATTTTTAAGATACGCCGGACTTCTGGGCGTGTCTGCCGCAGCCGCCACGCAACTGGCCGGGCTGGCCCTGCCCCGGAAGGTGTTTGCCGCATCCGGGATTCAGCGGGGCGGGATGCTCAGGATCGCCTCCCCGGTCCAGAAGGTCACCCATCCGGCCCAGATCTCCTGGACTGAGCCGTCCAACCAGCTGCGGCAGGTGGCCGAATATCTCACCTGGACCGACGGCGAGAACATCACCCACCCCTATCTGCTGGAAAACTGGGCGGCCAGCGACGATCTGAAGACCTGGACCCTCAACCTGCGCAGGGGGGTCAGCTTCAACAACGGCGACGCCTTCAACGCGGACGACGTGGTCTTTACCCTTAACCAGTGGCTGGATAAGAATGTCGGCTCCTCCATGCTCGGCATGATGGGAACCTATCTCAAAGCGACCGGCATTGAAAAGGTCGGCCCGCATCAGGTGAGGCTGCATCTGGACAAGCCGGAGATCGCGGTTCCCGAACATTTCTTCCACTATCCGGCCCTGGTGCTGAACCACCGGACCTTTGAGGGCGATTTCATCAAGAAGCCCCACGGCACCGGCCCCTATACCCTGGAGGTGTACGCGGAGGGGGAACGGTGTGTGGTCAAAAGGCGGGAGGGCTACTGGCAGAAGGGCGCGGACGGCAAGGCCCTGCCCTATATGGACGGCATGGAATTCATCGACATGGGCACGGAGATGGCCCCCCAGATCACGGCCCTCCGCTCCGGTGAGATCGACATCATCGACCTGAGCCGGGCCACGGGCGTGGATGTGTATCAGGCTCTGAAAGACGATCCGAACATGAACATTCTCCCCATTCCCACGGCCCGCGCCCAAGTGCTGCGGATGCGTGCGGATGTGAAGCCCTGGTCGGACAACCGGGTCCGCACTGCCCTGAAGCTGTGCCAGCACCGGGAGAAAATTCTGGCCCTGGCCTTTTTCGGACAGGGGCTTCTGGGGCACGATTGTCATGTTTATCCCAATCACCCGGAATACTGCAAAAAACCGGTTCCGAAATATGATCCCGAAGCCGCGAAAAAGCTGCTGGCCGAAGCTGGCTACCCTCAGGGTCTGGACGTGACCCTGACCATTCCCACCAGCTCGCCGGATATTGTCCGGTATGCGGAGATCCTGAAGCAGGATGCCACGCCGGCCGGGTTCCGCATCACCATCAGGACGATCCCGGACAGCCAGTACTGGGAGAAATGGACCGAGGTGGATCTGGGCATCACCTCCTGGACCCACCGGCCCCTGGGCACGATGGTCCTCAACCTGGGCTATATCGCGGATGCGGACGGAAAGCCCGTGCCGTGGAACGAGACCCGCTGGGTGGACAAAGAGTTCAACGAACTGGTGAAGCAGGCCAACGGCACGCTGGATGTGGAAAAACGGCGGGAGATCTTCTGCAAAATCGAGGATATCCAGATGGAGCGCGGCTCCGTCGGCATTGCCTACTGGCGGAACAGCTGGTTCATCACCCGGAAGCGGGTTCAGGATGTACCGCCCCAGTCCACGCTGCTCTTCCTGTTCAACGAGGTCTGGCTGAAGGACTGA
- a CDS encoding IS1/IS1595 family N-terminal zinc-binding domain-containing protein yields MTCRSCGNDDLVKNGHSRNGTQRYLCRSYGKSFQTEYYS; encoded by the coding sequence ATTACATGTCGTAGCTGCGGCAATGACGACCTTGTAAAAAACGGGCACAGCAGAAACGGAACGCAGCGTTATCTCTGCAGGAGCTACGGAAAAAGTTTTCAAACAGAATACTACTCTTAA
- a CDS encoding IS1-like element transposase — protein MLLLNAWKPGVKEQIEVQTLNSSGVRDISRNIGISKSTVISELKKNSAGDKSVVSYDN, from the coding sequence ATACTACTCTTAAATGCCTGGAAACCGGGTGTTAAAGAGCAGATTGAAGTGCAGACGCTGAACAGCAGTGGCGTCAGGGATATAAGCAGAAATATCGGGATATCCAAAAGCACGGTGATTTCCGAACTGAAAAAAAACTCCGCCGGAGATAAATCGGTTGTGTCCTACGATAATTGA
- a CDS encoding IS1 family transposase, with translation MSELCRKQKNQRWTWYAAERSCGIILAWHNGRRTDESCRRLMEKLSVFSYKILSY, from the coding sequence ATTTCGGAGTTATGTCGGAAACAAAAAAACCAGCGGTGGACATGGTACGCTGCTGAGAGAAGCTGCGGAATTATTCTCGCATGGCATAACGGCCGGCGGACTGATGAGTCATGCAGGCGCTTAATGGAGAAACTGTCTGTTTTTTCCTATAAAATATTATCATACTGA
- a CDS encoding IS1 family transposase, with protein sequence MKYYHTDNWKSYSRYIPSGQHIIGKKNTWRIERKNLSFRIHIKRLNRKTICFSKNEKIHDNVIGMYISRYYFETGSYSEAA encoded by the coding sequence ATAAAATATTATCATACTGACAATTGGAAAAGTTACAGCAGATATATACCGTCCGGACAGCATATCATAGGTAAGAAAAACACTTGGAGGATAGAAAGGAAAAATCTCAGTTTCAGAATACATATCAAAAGGTTGAACCGTAAAACGATCTGCTTTTCAAAGAACGAAAAAATACATGACAATGTCATCGGGATGTATATCAGCCGGTATTATTTTGAAACAGGCAGCTATTCGGAAGCTGCCTGA
- the cydC gene encoding thiol reductant ABC exporter subunit CydC, giving the protein MGKLRSELGPFFRHFVPQWRWMALGTLMGLITVVAGVGLLSLSGWFISATAVAGLNAATANAFNFFYPSIGVRLFAFSRTAARYGERIFSHDATFRILKELRVWFYGHLEPLTPGPLARFRSGDILNRIVADIDALDNLYLRTLSPGIIALCLSGIFFMFLRLFDPMMAGTTLAFLAAAGVGVPMLAGNAGAKTGRRLAAQSATLRTRIVEGIQGMPELLVFGAHRRHLEAVKQEHRALIRSQLRMSHIRGISAGMITLLSGAAMLSVLWIGADRVGRGTLDGPELALAVLGVLAAFEAVMPLPTAFQYLGRTREAGRRLLEIVNTAPEVIFPGHSAARPDGADVTFDAVSFGYTPQGPPVLDRVRLHIPAGQRVALLGETGAGKSTLANLLVRFHDPDAGEIRLGGADIRCLSESDLRGQVVMVSQQAHMFNASLRDNLLIARSDAPEADIRSALASARLLGFAEGLPEGLDTWIGEAGKRLSGGQARRLAVARAILRDAPVWVLDEPTEGLDTITEQALMTELLEVSAGRTVLMITHRPVGLHRMDRVLVLEGGKIRERR; this is encoded by the coding sequence ATGGGCAAACTTCGCAGCGAACTGGGGCCGTTTTTCCGGCACTTCGTACCGCAGTGGCGGTGGATGGCGCTGGGAACGCTCATGGGGCTGATCACCGTGGTGGCGGGCGTGGGGCTGCTCTCCCTCTCCGGCTGGTTCATATCGGCCACGGCAGTCGCAGGCCTGAACGCGGCCACGGCCAACGCCTTCAATTTTTTCTATCCGAGCATCGGCGTGCGCCTTTTCGCCTTTTCGCGCACGGCCGCCCGCTACGGGGAGCGCATCTTCTCCCACGACGCCACCTTCCGCATCCTGAAGGAGTTGCGGGTCTGGTTTTACGGCCATCTGGAACCCCTCACCCCCGGCCCCCTGGCCCGGTTCCGCAGCGGCGATATTCTGAACCGGATCGTGGCGGACATCGACGCCCTGGACAACCTTTACCTGCGCACACTCTCGCCCGGCATCATCGCCCTCTGCCTGTCGGGAATTTTTTTTATGTTTCTCCGCCTTTTCGACCCGATGATGGCGGGAACAACCCTCGCCTTTCTGGCGGCGGCGGGAGTGGGCGTACCGATGCTGGCCGGGAACGCCGGCGCGAAAACAGGCCGACGTCTGGCCGCGCAGTCGGCAACCCTGCGCACCCGCATTGTGGAGGGCATTCAGGGGATGCCGGAGCTGCTGGTCTTCGGGGCGCACAGGCGGCATCTGGAGGCCGTGAAACAGGAACACCGCGCCCTGATCCGCAGCCAGTTGCGCATGAGCCACATCCGGGGCATCTCGGCCGGCATGATCACCCTGCTCTCCGGCGCTGCCATGCTGAGTGTTCTCTGGATCGGCGCGGACCGGGTGGGCCGGGGCACGCTGGACGGGCCGGAACTGGCCCTTGCGGTTCTGGGCGTACTGGCCGCCTTTGAGGCGGTCATGCCCCTGCCCACGGCCTTTCAGTATCTGGGCCGGACCCGTGAGGCCGGGCGGCGGCTTCTGGAGATCGTCAATACGGCCCCGGAAGTGATTTTTCCCGGACACTCCGCAGCCCGGCCCGATGGCGCCGACGTGACCTTTGATGCGGTGAGCTTCGGCTACACGCCCCAGGGGCCGCCGGTTCTCGACCGGGTCCGCCTGCACATCCCAGCAGGGCAGCGGGTGGCCCTGCTGGGGGAGACCGGGGCGGGCAAGTCAACGCTGGCAAATCTGCTGGTGCGCTTTCACGACCCGGATGCCGGGGAGATCCGGCTGGGGGGTGCGGACATCCGCTGTCTGAGCGAGTCTGATCTGCGGGGGCAGGTGGTGATGGTGTCCCAGCAGGCCCACATGTTTAACGCCAGCCTGCGGGATAATCTCCTGATCGCCCGGTCCGATGCCCCGGAGGCGGATATCCGCTCGGCACTGGCTTCGGCCCGGCTGCTCGGTTTTGCCGAAGGGCTGCCGGAGGGCTTGGATACGTGGATCGGGGAGGCCGGAAAGCGACTGTCGGGCGGACAGGCCCGGCGTCTGGCCGTGGCCCGCGCCATTTTGCGGGACGCGCCGGTCTGGGTGCTGGATGAGCCGACCGAGGGGCTGGATACCATCACGGAGCAGGCCCTGATGACGGAATTGCTTGAGGTGAGCGCCGGCCGGACCGTCCTGATGATCACCCACCGCCCGGTCGGACTGCATCGCATGGACCGGGTGCTGGTGTTGGAGGGCGGGAAGATCCGGGAGAGGCGCTGA
- the cydD gene encoding heme ABC transporter permease/ATP-binding protein CydD, translating into MSNEFPLKSGGRSAANKSLSWLFGRAGTARIWIGFSVGAGLAGGVLLIAQARLLAHIVHSVVMDHTGRAALIPFFAGLAGIIALRAVLAWGREVAGFRAGATVRDRLRMEILSHLAALGPAHLAGERTGALSAAVMEQTEGVHDFFAHYLPQMALAVMIPVAILAVVFPVNWAAGTLFLFTAPMIPLFMILVGMGAESVSQRNFQALARLSAHFLDVLQGLTTLKLFDRSRAEKEAVSRVSEAFRKRTMSVLRIAFLSSAVLEFFSSLSIAMVAVYLGTRYLGYADFGSWGRPLTFAHGFFILLLAPDVYLPLRELGTHYHARAEAVGAAEEILKILSVPCPRPVADEKPWTPPGTMRISLRDLRFAYENGRRPALRGVTLDLKPGERVAVVGASGAGKTTLLNLLLGFLQPDQGEIRISGTPLSRISPEIWHRQIAWIGQNPALFHGTIRENILMDRPEADEDAVWRAAESAGVARFARHLPDGLDTRVGEQNIGLSRGQAQRVALARAWLRDAPLLLLDEPTAALDAETEAEISDALDRLSRGKTLLALTHRLTHIRRFDRIVVLAQGRIAEQGTYDDLMAAGGSFYRFDTRFPEEAGRGE; encoded by the coding sequence ATGTCAAACGAATTCCCCCTGAAATCCGGCGGAAGATCAGCGGCTAACAAAAGCCTCTCCTGGCTTTTCGGAAGAGCCGGAACCGCCCGCATCTGGATCGGTTTCTCCGTGGGGGCCGGACTGGCGGGCGGTGTGCTGCTCATCGCCCAGGCCCGGCTGCTGGCCCACATCGTCCACAGCGTGGTCATGGACCACACCGGCAGGGCGGCGCTGATTCCCTTTTTTGCGGGGCTGGCCGGGATCATCGCCCTCCGGGCTGTGCTGGCATGGGGCCGGGAGGTGGCCGGATTTCGTGCGGGCGCAACGGTCCGGGACCGTCTCCGAATGGAAATCCTTTCCCATCTGGCGGCTCTGGGACCGGCCCATTTGGCCGGAGAGCGCACCGGCGCGCTCTCGGCCGCCGTTATGGAGCAGACGGAGGGTGTACACGATTTTTTTGCCCATTACCTGCCCCAGATGGCCCTGGCCGTGATGATCCCCGTGGCCATCCTCGCCGTTGTCTTTCCGGTCAACTGGGCTGCGGGAACCCTGTTTCTCTTTACCGCACCCATGATCCCCCTCTTTATGATTCTGGTGGGCATGGGCGCGGAGAGCGTGAGCCAGCGCAATTTTCAGGCCCTGGCACGGCTGAGTGCCCATTTTCTGGACGTGTTGCAGGGGCTGACCACGCTGAAGCTTTTTGACCGGAGCCGGGCGGAAAAAGAGGCCGTGTCCCGCGTGTCCGAAGCCTTTCGCAAGCGGACCATGAGCGTGCTGCGCATCGCGTTTCTCTCGTCGGCCGTGCTGGAGTTCTTCAGCTCCCTCTCCATTGCAATGGTGGCCGTCTATCTGGGAACCCGCTATCTGGGGTATGCGGATTTCGGGAGCTGGGGCAGGCCCCTCACCTTTGCCCACGGCTTTTTCATTCTGTTGCTGGCCCCGGATGTCTACCTGCCCCTCCGGGAGCTGGGGACACACTATCACGCACGGGCCGAGGCCGTGGGCGCGGCCGAGGAGATCCTGAAGATTCTCTCTGTTCCGTGCCCCCGGCCTGTGGCAGACGAAAAACCGTGGACCCCGCCCGGAACCATGCGGATCTCACTGCGTGATCTCCGCTTTGCCTATGAAAACGGCAGGCGGCCCGCCCTGCGGGGCGTCACTCTCGACCTGAAGCCGGGGGAGCGGGTGGCGGTGGTGGGGGCCAGCGGTGCGGGCAAGACCACGCTGCTCAACCTGCTCCTGGGATTTTTGCAGCCGGATCAGGGGGAGATCCGAATCAGCGGCACGCCACTCTCCCGTATTTCGCCGGAGATCTGGCACCGGCAGATCGCGTGGATCGGCCAGAACCCGGCCCTGTTCCACGGTACCATCCGGGAGAATATTCTTATGGACAGACCGGAGGCGGACGAAGATGCGGTGTGGCGGGCGGCGGAATCGGCAGGGGTGGCCCGGTTTGCACGGCATCTGCCGGACGGGCTGGATACCCGCGTCGGCGAACAGAACATTGGGCTGTCCCGCGGGCAGGCCCAGCGGGTGGCACTGGCCCGCGCCTGGCTCCGGGACGCCCCGCTCCTGTTGCTGGACGAGCCCACGGCGGCCCTGGATGCGGAGACGGAAGCAGAGATTTCGGACGCCCTGGACCGGCTCTCCCGTGGCAAAACCCTGCTGGCCCTGACCCACCGGCTGACCCACATCCGGCGGTTTGACCGGATTGTCGTGCTGGCCCAAGGGCGGATCGCCGAGCAGGGGACTTATGACGATCTGATGGCGGCAGGAGGCTCGTTTTACCGGTTTGACACCCGGTTCCCGGAAGAAGCGGGGCGTGGGGAATAA
- a CDS encoding NAD(P)H-dependent flavin oxidoreductase: MRKNRVCTLFGIPFPLIQAGMVWCSPWQLCAAVSDAGGLGIIGAASMYPDVLEAHILRCKAATDRPFGVNLPLLYPDLDTHVKTILKHRVPIVFTSAGNPKKYTPLFKANGLKVVHVVSSAYFALRSQDAGVDAVVAEGFEAGGHNGREETTTLCLIPQVARQVDIPVIAAGGIGTGRAMLAAMVLGAEGVQIGSRFVASAESSAHINFKKRVVMAQEGDTRLMLKRLTPVRLIRNKFSEAVAAAERKGASEDDLRLLLGRARAKQGMFEGDTEEGELEIGQVSAQIDEILPAAEIVHRIIREFRAATEEVVDCGENRFGF; the protein is encoded by the coding sequence ATGCGTAAAAACCGAGTGTGTACCCTGTTCGGCATCCCCTTTCCCCTGATTCAGGCCGGAATGGTCTGGTGTTCGCCCTGGCAGCTCTGCGCGGCGGTCTCCGATGCCGGCGGCCTGGGGATCATCGGCGCGGCCTCCATGTATCCCGACGTGCTGGAGGCGCATATCCTCAGATGCAAAGCGGCGACCGACAGGCCCTTCGGGGTCAACCTGCCGCTGCTCTATCCCGACCTGGACACCCATGTGAAAACCATCCTGAAACACAGGGTGCCCATTGTCTTCACCTCTGCGGGAAATCCGAAGAAATACACGCCTCTTTTCAAGGCAAACGGCCTGAAGGTGGTCCATGTGGTGTCCAGCGCCTATTTTGCGCTCAGGTCCCAGGATGCCGGGGTGGATGCGGTGGTGGCCGAGGGGTTTGAGGCCGGGGGCCATAATGGCCGGGAGGAGACCACGACCCTCTGCCTGATTCCCCAGGTGGCCCGGCAGGTTGATATTCCCGTGATCGCGGCCGGCGGCATTGGGACGGGGCGGGCCATGCTGGCCGCGATGGTGCTGGGGGCCGAGGGTGTCCAGATCGGGAGCCGGTTTGTGGCGTCTGCGGAATCGTCGGCCCATATCAATTTCAAGAAAAGGGTGGTGATGGCCCAAGAGGGGGATACCCGGCTGATGCTGAAGCGACTGACGCCGGTCCGGCTGATTCGGAACAAATTTTCCGAGGCTGTGGCAGCGGCAGAGCGGAAGGGCGCGTCCGAGGATGATCTCCGGTTGCTGCTGGGCCGGGCGCGGGCCAAACAGGGCATGTTCGAGGGGGATACGGAGGAAGGGGAGCTGGAGATCGGGCAGGTGTCGGCCCAGATTGACGAGATTTTACCGGCTGCCGAAATCGTCCACAGGATCATCCGGGAATTCCGGGCGGCGACAGAAGAGGTGGTTGACTGCGGGGAGAACCGGTTCGGGTTTTAG
- a CDS encoding response regulator, translating into MDNITIKNRFILAFTLLLILFLGFCIFSLCEMNRLGELTATLYHHPLRVSNRSLKASMGVVRIHRSLKDAVSAASDMALHDAVQMVRAEEAAVYGHLDVVRQQILGEEGRRMEREVRALLDRWQPVCDRVMALALQGEQAAAARFMREKTDGDVVILERNMLGLTSYARHKADQFMADAEKIQAMIFQRTLAYMGLSVLIAGAVAFIMFSSILSSVSALNLTMSEITKTGRLMRATLKGRNEIARMAGYFNALIGKLQDQFWLRDGLNSLNRELSGDPDYTELMSRSIRFISRYVEACAGVLYSHDPDSGVCELKASFAFVERAYLAHRFEAGEGIVGQVALEKSPILLRNISREEAVGNTGTVSEPVRHIYALPLLYEDALCGVMEIAAFQPIDPVRKEFLDSAGQVVAAAIYTALQKEEVRSLYTASEKANLALKSKTDALNTANEKLMGFNDELQAQSEELQAQAEELRTRKAELEVQRRRTEKADRLKSEFLSNMSHELRTPLNSVLALSQLMLSRGTGKKPEQEEEYLRVIERNGRHLLSLINDILDLSRIEADRMDLFLTDFAPWDVITETIETVRPLAEEKGVKMTARADSETMSLYADEEKVRQILLNLLANAVKFTETGEIEIRGKQTADTVSVSVRDTGVGIRKEDLVHIFDEFRQADGSTTRNYEGTGLGLAICQKLARLMGGEITVHSVPGTGSTFTLTLPAYSRESPETPEIRRTPPEPAPVHSGETAVSEPKGEAVLVVDDDAAVCSLIRAYLSGAGYRVVTAHGGREALELARQIQPFAITLDILMPDMDGWEVLRTLRADPETAHIPVLMVSVSEDQGTGTALGAAGYVAKPIDRQLLLSEIKKTASARKVRRILVVDDDPLVRNQLEDILAEMGYVIESVAGGRDALASVSAHAPDMVLLDLMMPDMDGFQVLDHIRSQPDTAQLPVIILTAKDLTGAERETLAQSVNRVITKSAMDVNLLLTEIESVLNHHLATAGQAEPSAAGPLILVVEDNEVAALQIRSALKEEGYGVHVAPGGSDAIAFVRHRIPDAIILDLMMPEVDGFHVLEEIRSVRQSADLPVLVLTAKELTADDRQRLRHDHVQQLIQKGSLDRDQLVRCVGALFSDSDPEAPETQGEPRAAPPDDHPLLVVEDNPDNRLTITALLEDLGLPFITADDGQQAVAAARRLRPRLILMDIQLPVLSGLDATRQIKADPALSAIPVVAVTARAMSGDREKMLAAGCDDFLAKPIDPSALETVIRRWVNNWP; encoded by the coding sequence ATGGATAACATAACGATTAAAAACCGCTTTATACTCGCCTTCACCCTGCTGCTGATACTGTTTCTGGGATTCTGTATATTTTCCCTCTGTGAGATGAACCGGCTGGGGGAGCTGACGGCGACGTTGTATCATCACCCGCTTCGTGTTTCAAACCGTTCGCTCAAAGCCAGCATGGGCGTGGTCCGCATTCACCGAAGCCTGAAGGATGCTGTGTCCGCAGCGTCTGACATGGCGCTGCACGACGCTGTTCAGATGGTCCGCGCCGAGGAGGCTGCGGTTTACGGGCATCTTGACGTGGTACGCCAGCAGATTCTGGGAGAAGAGGGCAGGAGAATGGAACGGGAGGTCCGGGCCCTGCTTGACAGATGGCAACCGGTCTGTGACAGGGTGATGGCCCTTGCCCTGCAGGGAGAGCAGGCTGCAGCAGCCCGTTTCATGCGGGAAAAAACGGACGGCGATGTGGTGATTCTGGAGCGGAATATGCTGGGACTGACCTCCTACGCACGGCATAAGGCCGATCAGTTCATGGCAGACGCCGAAAAGATACAGGCCATGATATTTCAGCGCACTCTCGCCTATATGGGGCTGTCTGTTCTGATCGCAGGGGCTGTCGCCTTTATCATGTTCAGCAGCATCCTGTCGAGCGTCTCCGCCCTCAATCTCACCATGTCGGAGATCACAAAAACCGGCAGGCTCATGCGGGCGACGCTGAAGGGGCGCAATGAAATCGCCCGCATGGCTGGCTATTTTAATGCGCTCATCGGGAAACTCCAGGATCAGTTCTGGCTCAGGGACGGCCTTAATTCGCTGAACCGTGAGCTGTCCGGCGACCCGGATTACACCGAACTGATGTCCCGGAGCATCCGCTTTATCTCGCGATACGTCGAAGCCTGTGCCGGGGTACTCTACAGCCATGACCCGGACAGCGGGGTTTGCGAGTTAAAGGCCTCCTTTGCCTTTGTGGAAAGGGCGTATCTGGCCCACCGGTTTGAGGCAGGCGAGGGGATTGTGGGCCAGGTGGCCCTGGAAAAATCCCCGATCCTGCTCAGAAACATATCCCGCGAGGAGGCCGTCGGGAACACGGGAACCGTGAGCGAGCCGGTCCGGCATATCTATGCCCTGCCGCTTCTGTACGAGGATGCCCTCTGCGGCGTTATGGAGATCGCCGCCTTTCAGCCCATTGATCCGGTCAGAAAGGAGTTCCTCGATTCAGCAGGGCAGGTCGTGGCGGCAGCCATCTATACGGCCCTTCAGAAAGAGGAGGTCCGCTCGCTTTACACGGCATCCGAAAAAGCGAATCTGGCCCTGAAATCCAAAACCGATGCCCTCAACACGGCCAATGAGAAGCTGATGGGCTTCAACGACGAACTTCAGGCCCAGTCCGAAGAATTGCAGGCTCAGGCCGAAGAACTCCGGACCCGGAAGGCCGAACTGGAAGTGCAGCGGCGCCGGACCGAGAAGGCCGACCGCCTTAAATCCGAGTTCCTCTCCAATATGAGCCATGAACTCCGGACGCCGCTCAACAGCGTGCTGGCCCTGTCCCAGCTCATGCTCTCCAGGGGAACCGGCAAAAAACCGGAGCAGGAGGAGGAGTATCTCCGGGTCATTGAGCGGAACGGTCGCCATCTGCTATCCCTGATCAACGACATACTCGACCTGTCCAGGATCGAGGCGGACCGCATGGACCTCTTTCTGACCGACTTCGCCCCCTGGGATGTGATAACGGAAACCATTGAGACGGTGCGGCCCCTGGCAGAAGAAAAGGGGGTGAAAATGACGGCCCGCGCCGACAGCGAAACCATGTCGCTGTATGCGGATGAGGAGAAGGTGCGGCAGATACTGCTGAACCTCCTTGCCAACGCCGTGAAGTTCACCGAAACGGGTGAGATCGAGATCCGGGGGAAGCAGACGGCAGACACGGTCTCCGTCTCTGTGCGGGACACGGGCGTGGGCATCCGCAAAGAAGATCTGGTTCACATTTTTGACGAATTCCGCCAGGCCGACGGCTCCACCACCCGCAATTATGAGGGGACAGGGCTGGGGCTGGCCATCTGTCAGAAGCTCGCCCGGCTCATGGGCGGAGAGATCACCGTGCATTCGGTCCCCGGTACAGGCAGCACCTTTACCCTGACCCTGCCTGCGTACAGCCGGGAATCGCCGGAAACCCCTGAAATACGCCGCACCCCGCCCGAACCTGCACCGGTCCATAGCGGCGAGACCGCTGTCTCCGAACCAAAGGGAGAGGCCGTTCTGGTGGTGGACGACGATGCGGCGGTCTGTTCGCTGATCAGGGCCTATCTGTCCGGGGCCGGCTACCGGGTGGTTACCGCTCACGGCGGACGGGAGGCTCTGGAACTGGCCCGGCAGATTCAGCCCTTTGCCATTACGCTGGATATCCTGATGCCGGATATGGACGGCTGGGAGGTGCTGCGAACGCTCAGGGCCGACCCGGAAACCGCCCATATTCCGGTACTCATGGTGTCAGTCAGCGAGGATCAGGGAACAGGCACCGCCCTCGGGGCCGCCGGATATGTGGCAAAGCCCATTGACCGCCAGCTGCTCCTGAGTGAAATTAAAAAGACGGCGTCGGCCCGGAAGGTTCGCCGGATTCTCGTGGTGGACGACGACCCGCTGGTCCGAAACCAGCTTGAGGATATTCTGGCCGAAATGGGGTATGTCATTGAAAGTGTTGCCGGGGGGCGGGACGCCCTGGCATCTGTCAGCGCCCATGCCCCCGATATGGTGCTGCTCGATCTGATGATGCCCGACATGGACGGCTTTCAGGTGCTGGATCACATCCGCAGCCAGCCGGATACCGCACAGCTGCCGGTGATCATCCTGACGGCCAAAGACCTGACGGGAGCGGAAAGAGAAACGCTGGCGCAGTCGGTGAACCGTGTGATCACAAAATCCGCTATGGATGTGAACCTTCTCCTGACGGAAATCGAAAGCGTGCTGAACCACCATCTGGCCACTGCCGGACAGGCCGAACCGTCTGCGGCAGGCCCCCTGATCCTGGTGGTGGAAGATAACGAGGTGGCCGCCCTTCAGATCCGTTCCGCGCTGAAGGAAGAGGGATACGGGGTTCATGTGGCCCCCGGCGGTTCCGACGCCATTGCGTTTGTCCGCCACAGGATACCGGATGCCATTATTCTGGACCTGATGATGCCGGAGGTGGACGGTTTTCATGTGCTGGAGGAGATTCGCTCGGTCAGACAGTCTGCCGATCTGCCGGTGCTGGTCCTCACGGCAAAGGAGCTGACAGCGGACGACCGGCAGCGGCTGCGCCACGACCATGTGCAGCAACTGATTCAGAAGGGATCTCTGGACCGGGATCAGCTGGTGCGATGTGTCGGAGCGCTTTTCAGCGATTCGGACCCGGAGGCCCCTGAGACGCAGGGGGAACCCCGGGCTGCGCCGCCGGATGACCACCCGCTGCTGGTGGTGGAGGATAATCCCGACAACCGGCTTACCATCACGGCGCTGCTGGAGGATCTGGGACTTCCCTTTATCACGGCGGATGACGGGCAGCAGGCCGTTGCGGCAGCCAGACGCCTGCGTCCCCGGCTGATTCTCATGGACATCCAGTTGCCCGTGCTCAGCGGTCTGGACGCCACGCGGCAGATCAAAGCGGACCCGGCCCTGTCGGCGATTCCGGTTGTGGCGGTCACGGCACGGGCCATGAGCGGCGACCGGGAAAAGATGCTGGCCGCCGGATGTGACGATTTCCTGGCCAAACCGATTGATCCGTCCGCGCTGGAGACGGTTATTCGGCGGTGGGTAAACAACTGGCCGTAA